The Desulfatiglans sp. DNA window TACTGGTAAGATCAGCGAGAACTGCATTACTCGGCAGGTATGGCGTAAGCTTTTCTATAACAGATAAAGTGATTTCAATAGGTACACTTACTATGGCAAGGTCAACTCTATCGCATAAAGATTCAACCTTATCCCAGTCATTACGACCAAGTACCCTTGTAATGTATCCTGATTTATTAAACCATTGGGCGAAATATCTGCCCATGCCCCCTTTGCCGCCTACAATCAGCACAGTCGCATCCGGTTTAACACCTTTTTCTGATTTTGACTCTGTCTGCTCAACCCTTGACTGACGCAGGAGCGATCGGAAAAGCTCCTCCACATAATCAGGATCAAGCCCCTTTTCCTTTGCCAAGGCTCTTCGACTTGATATCATATCCTCTTCCCTGGCTGGATGGCGGACAGGCAGGTTGCTTTTCTTTTTTATCTCTATCACCTTCTCGACCTCTGCCTGTCTTTCTGCGAGTAGGTCGATTATCTTTAAATCAATCTGATCAATCCTGTCCCGTGATTTTTCAAGTTCATTATTTGTTTGATTATCCATAGTTGCCCCATCTATTTATTTTTTTGTCTTCTTCTAAAACAAAGGAATTAATCTGGAATATAAAGGGATATTATACCAGCGAAATATTTTTTGAAATTTCATGGTACATATTTTCCAGCATTATCCCTGTATAATATTAAATTTTAAACCTTATACCATTACCTGAGTGCTGTTCCAGGTAATTAAATGTGGACATTATTAACTCCTCTGTCATCTCCCATGATATACAGGCATCAGTTATTGATACCCCGTATCTGATATTCTCAGGTGAATCACCAACTGCCTGACTGCCCTCGTGTATATTGCTTTCAAGCATGAGCCCTGTTATGGAGTCATTACCGTCCATGCGCTGATTGATTACATCCTGCCACACCCGTGGCTGCATCCTGTAATCCTTTGATGAATTGCCATGTGAGCAGTCTATTATTATGGAATCCCGGAGACTGTTTTTCTTTAAAAGGGCAATGGTGCTGTTAACACTCACAGAGTCATAGTTGGGGCGCATACCTCCCCTTAAAACAATATGGGTGTAGGGATTCCCTTTTGTGTGTACAATGCTGGTACGTCCCATACTGTCAATACCGATGAATTTCTGCGGTGAGGCCGATGCCTTCATGCCATTAACAGCAATCATTAAATCCCCGTCTGTGCCGTTTTTTAAACCTACAGGCATAGAAAGCCCGCTTACCATCTCCCTGTGCGTCTGGGACTCTGTTGTCCTTGCACCGATCGCGCTCCATGATATCAGGTCTGCAATATACTGGGGGCTTATTGTATCCAGCATCTCTGTTGCAGCAGGAACTCCCATACCGGTTATATCAAGCAGCAGCCCTCTGGCTGCCCTTAAGCCTGACTCAATATCACATGATCCGTCCAGGCAGGGGTCATTTATAAGCCCCTTCCACCCGATGCTGGTCCTGGGTTTTTCAAAATAGACCCTCATGATAATAAAAAACCTGGACTCAACCTTTTTAATAAGCGTTTTCAATCTACGG harbors:
- a CDS encoding 3-deoxy-7-phosphoheptulonate synthase encodes the protein MEKITDIYVESYTPILPPDTFIRELPISQNAIDTVSSSRKSIRDILDKKDNRLMVITGPCSIHDRESAQDYARRLKTLIKKVESRFFIIMRVYFEKPRTSIGWKGLINDPCLDGSCDIESGLRAARGLLLDITGMGVPAATEMLDTISPQYIADLISWSAIGARTTESQTHREMVSGLSMPVGLKNGTDGDLMIAVNGMKASASPQKFIGIDSMGRTSIVHTKGNPYTHIVLRGGMRPNYDSVSVNSTIALLKKNSLRDSIIIDCSHGNSSKDYRMQPRVWQDVINQRMDGNDSITGLMLESNIHEGSQAVGDSPENIRYGVSITDACISWEMTEELIMSTFNYLEQHSGNGIRFKI